One window of the bacterium genome contains the following:
- a CDS encoding T9SS type A sorting domain-containing protein has translation MLRKLIVSMCVMFVAALSGYSPESIATSKISSVDLHKSDNEPEHDASSANNPFIIASPGVQIGTTAYDVQRWDDGVRVAVDKSGNVHFTYMYYPLSGGAYNSRAVMYNVWLPDKGEFAFKPSVKISGALRAGYPTIGVLSDGRAVIAYHESEIIGVDTSNYCCVTVDEAPILGAFSSKRLQYLAGKEPLWPDIKIGADDVIHIKAHQSVNDYQYDGEETYYCRSTDKGKTFSNWTTITNGTVNQGSITVSPDGKKIAVLYILGYKYPGNDTVYYNFGHYGYRESTDAGKTWGAATIITKDRFPDEAIIDEDFRLWGVYNGMNLTGSYDDKGLLHVIMAEGYISTPDLEHFSWIPRNAIRLVHWASGTKQFSAGVSGRMNVIPTNGGGNPWESPLDSFWGWGYITTPPTGGDADRPYIGCILPVLARWGSKLVCVWQGQTDTLDISAAGYVNMDIFVSVSGDYGNTWRPIEDFDSTDLGTYAAYFTNLTNTHTPDAGPGACSDEASVSIWPIVGTDNILHITYIEDKFAENFVYGDPTQTLNPVMYLKLQLVGIKENPEPQTASIELLEKGVFTGAVTFKINAALTSASLRIFDASGALVETVVSGKVDQGTITWNSSRFPSGVYFYNLKTPSSTSSGRIVVVH, from the coding sequence ATGCTTAGAAAACTCATAGTGTCTATGTGTGTCATGTTTGTGGCGGCTCTTTCAGGCTATTCGCCTGAGTCTATTGCCACCTCAAAAATCTCATCCGTTGACCTGCACAAAAGCGATAATGAACCCGAACACGACGCGTCTTCTGCAAACAATCCTTTTATTATAGCATCTCCTGGAGTACAAATAGGAACCACAGCTTATGACGTTCAACGGTGGGACGACGGCGTGCGCGTGGCAGTGGATAAGAGCGGCAACGTACACTTCACCTACATGTACTACCCTCTCTCCGGCGGAGCTTACAACAGCCGCGCCGTCATGTACAATGTCTGGCTTCCGGATAAAGGCGAGTTCGCGTTCAAGCCAAGCGTAAAGATATCCGGCGCTTTAAGAGCCGGTTACCCGACTATCGGGGTCCTTTCCGACGGCAGAGCGGTAATCGCATACCACGAATCCGAAATCATTGGGGTTGATACATCCAATTATTGTTGTGTTACAGTAGATGAAGCCCCTATTTTGGGCGCATTCTCCTCAAAAAGGCTTCAGTACCTTGCTGGGAAAGAGCCTCTGTGGCCGGATATAAAAATCGGAGCCGATGACGTTATCCATATTAAGGCTCACCAGTCTGTAAATGATTATCAGTATGACGGTGAAGAGACTTATTACTGCCGTTCCACCGACAAGGGCAAAACCTTCTCCAACTGGACAACAATAACAAATGGAACAGTAAACCAGGGAAGTATTACAGTATCTCCTGACGGGAAAAAAATTGCGGTATTGTATATCCTTGGGTATAAATATCCGGGAAACGACACCGTCTATTACAACTTCGGTCACTACGGCTACCGCGAATCGACCGACGCCGGGAAAACATGGGGGGCTGCAACAATAATTACCAAAGACCGTTTCCCTGATGAAGCAATAATTGATGAGGACTTCCGCCTATGGGGCGTCTACAACGGCATGAACTTGACAGGTTCATACGATGACAAAGGCTTACTTCACGTTATTATGGCTGAAGGCTACATCAGCACGCCGGATTTAGAACACTTCAGCTGGATACCCAGGAATGCAATCCGTCTCGTTCACTGGGCAAGCGGCACGAAGCAGTTTTCCGCAGGCGTATCCGGCAGGATGAATGTAATACCAACTAATGGAGGGGGGAACCCATGGGAAAGCCCGCTTGACTCGTTCTGGGGATGGGGCTATATTACAACGCCTCCGACAGGCGGCGACGCTGACCGTCCCTACATCGGATGCATACTGCCCGTCCTTGCAAGATGGGGTTCTAAACTCGTATGCGTATGGCAGGGTCAAACCGACACTCTCGATATAAGCGCTGCAGGATACGTAAACATGGATATCTTCGTCTCGGTTTCCGGCGACTACGGAAATACGTGGCGTCCTATCGAGGACTTTGATTCTACCGACCTCGGAACATACGCTGCGTACTTTACAAACTTGACGAACACCCATACGCCTGATGCAGGACCTGGCGCCTGCAGCGACGAAGCCTCTGTCTCTATATGGCCTATAGTCGGAACCGACAACATACTCCACATCACATACATTGAAGACAAGTTTGCGGAAAACTTCGTTTACGGAGATCCTACTCAAACCCTTAATCCTGTAATGTACCTTAAATTACAACTTGTCGGAATTAAGGAAAACCCCGAACCGCAAACTGCTTCTATTGAATTGCTTGAGAAAGGGGTCTTCACAGGCGCCGTGACCTTCAAGATAAATGCTGCCTTGACCAGCGCAAGCCTAAGGATTTTTGATGCCTCGGGTGCACTCGTCGAAACCGTAGTTTCGGGTAAGGTAGACCAGGGTACTATAACCTGGAATTCATCGAGATTCCCCTCAGGGGTCTACTTTTACAACTTAAAGACCCCATCCTCTACATCCAGCGGACGTATTGTTGTAGTCCATTAG
- a CDS encoding transposase has protein sequence GRVERSHLTDDEEFYLPMILCWNDTDQFLKSAQAWQYVYNLKRPHFGKGMGGLSPLAKLQSLGYNHLDDNFILFPVILLDELNPLIPGNNLLTMDKIVVLF, from the coding sequence CGGAAGGGTCGAGCGCAGCCACCTCACCGACGATGAGGAGTTCTACTTACCTATGATCCTCTGCTGGAATGATACCGACCAGTTCCTCAAATCGGCTCAGGCTTGGCAGTATGTCTACAACCTCAAAAGACCGCACTTCGGCAAAGGCATGGGCGGTCTCTCCCCTCTTGCCAAACTACAATCCCTAGGCTACAATCACCTCGATGATAACTTCATCCTCTTCCCTGTCATCCTTCTTGATGAACTCAACCCACTTATACCTGGTAACAATCTATTGACCATGGACAAGATAGTTGTTTTGTTCTGA
- a CDS encoding T9SS type A sorting domain-containing protein, giving the protein MLKKLLVLTFALVVVAFAGFPVESAVTSQLTPASALNFSDNTPDPVTSLPINPFLMSSLGEQFGTTAYDAQRWDDGVRVAVDKDGNAHLTYMYYPLSGGTYNSRAIMYNVWKAADGEFAFPASIKVSGALRAGYPSIAVLADGRAVVAYHETEIVGVDTTHYCVVAIDEAPMLGAFSTKKLQVQTDKLGIWPDVKIGSDDVIHVLALQSKNIGYDGSEIYYCRSTNKGTSFSNWTTIGDDAIQDGRLSVSPDGKKVAVLWPTGFKSPGSDTLWINFGNFEYRESTDGGATWKPKVIFTKDRYPEEAIVDENFRIWGTYNGMSLTGTYDNNGVLHAIVSEGWICTPEPTSYQWIPRNAMRFVHWDNQTNEFTEGVSGKMNIIPTAGDGNPWETPLDSFWGWGYITAPPTGANGSRPYMGCILPIMGRWGSNLVCVWQGQPDTLDISAAGYINMDIFVSVSDDNGKTWRPIDDFDSTDLGTYAAYFTNLTNTHTPDAGPGACDDEGSVSIWPIIGTDNKLHITYVEDKFAETFVYGDPTQTDNPVKYLAKTGLKVGKNTDEGGVEESPVPASGIELVGSGPFTGSVTFKINAPAAKASLNIYDATGALVGTVVSGSVSSGNVSWNASDVPAGVYFYSFSTSAKTSTGRLVVIH; this is encoded by the coding sequence ATGCTAAAAAAACTCTTGGTGCTGACGTTCGCGTTGGTGGTCGTGGCTTTCGCCGGATTCCCTGTAGAATCGGCGGTCACCTCTCAACTAACACCGGCAAGCGCTCTCAACTTTTCTGACAACACTCCTGACCCCGTTACCTCTCTGCCTATCAATCCGTTCCTCATGTCCTCGCTGGGCGAGCAGTTCGGCACAACTGCATACGATGCACAGCGTTGGGACGACGGCGTACGCGTGGCCGTGGATAAAGACGGCAACGCGCACCTTACATACATGTACTACCCGCTCTCCGGCGGAACTTATAACAGCCGCGCCATCATGTACAATGTCTGGAAAGCGGCCGATGGCGAGTTTGCCTTCCCGGCAAGCATTAAAGTGTCGGGCGCTTTAAGGGCCGGCTATCCGTCTATCGCGGTTCTTGCAGACGGCAGAGCGGTAGTCGCATACCACGAAACCGAGATAGTAGGCGTTGATACTACGCATTATTGCGTGGTCGCGATTGACGAAGCGCCTATGCTGGGCGCATTCTCGACAAAGAAGCTTCAGGTGCAGACCGATAAGTTGGGTATTTGGCCCGACGTCAAGATCGGTTCCGACGATGTAATCCACGTACTGGCTCTCCAAAGCAAGAACATTGGATACGACGGAAGCGAAATCTACTACTGCCGCTCCACAAACAAGGGCACAAGCTTCTCTAACTGGACGACAATAGGCGACGACGCTATTCAGGACGGACGCCTCTCGGTCTCTCCTGACGGCAAAAAAGTCGCCGTACTCTGGCCTACCGGCTTCAAGAGCCCGGGAAGCGACACGCTTTGGATTAACTTCGGCAACTTTGAATACCGCGAATCTACGGATGGCGGAGCTACATGGAAGCCTAAAGTCATATTCACAAAGGACCGCTATCCTGAAGAGGCTATTGTCGACGAAAACTTCCGTATATGGGGCACCTACAACGGCATGAGCCTTACGGGGACATACGACAACAATGGCGTTCTGCATGCAATAGTCTCCGAGGGCTGGATATGCACTCCCGAACCCACAAGTTATCAGTGGATACCCAGAAACGCGATGCGTTTCGTCCACTGGGATAACCAAACCAATGAGTTCACCGAAGGCGTTTCCGGCAAGATGAATATAATACCCACGGCTGGCGACGGCAATCCCTGGGAAACCCCGCTTGACTCGTTCTGGGGCTGGGGCTATATTACAGCTCCTCCAACAGGAGCCAACGGCAGCCGGCCCTACATGGGCTGCATCCTGCCTATAATGGGCAGATGGGGTTCAAACCTCGTATGCGTTTGGCAAGGACAGCCAGACACGCTCGATATAAGCGCAGCCGGCTACATAAACATGGATATCTTCGTCTCGGTTTCAGACGACAATGGAAAGACGTGGCGTCCGATCGATGACTTTGATTCTACCGACCTCGGAACATACGCTGCATATTTTACAAATCTGACGAATACGCATACGCCTGATGCAGGACCTGGCGCTTGCGACGACGAAGGCTCGGTTTCGATATGGCCTATAATCGGAACCGACAACAAGCTCCACATCACGTACGTTGAAGACAAGTTCGCGGAAACCTTCGTCTACGGCGATCCAACCCAGACCGACAACCCTGTGAAGTATTTGGCCAAGACTGGCCTTAAAGTTGGAAAGAACACGGATGAAGGAGGCGTAGAAGAATCTCCTGTTCCAGCATCCGGCATCGAGCTTGTAGGAAGCGGACCATTCACAGGCTCCGTAACCTTCAAGATTAACGCTCCTGCGGCGAAAGCGAGCCTTAACATATACGACGCAACCGGAGCCCTCGTTGGAACCGTAGTTTCAGGCAGCGTAAGCTCAGGCAACGTATCCTGGAACGCAAGCGACGTACCTGCTGGCGTCTACTTCTACTCCTTCTCGACTTCTGCCAAGACATCCACCGGTCGCCTTGTAGTAATTCATTAA